The region TCCTGATGGACACTCTTCTGTGATTTCCATAGCTCTTTCGGCAAGTTCACCTTCTATAACAGCTCCATCTCCACCTATATCGTCTTTAACTTTAGCTATGCCGTCTCCAGCATCTTCGTAAACCTCTGGAAGCTCGTCATAGCATAAAGCACATGCTGTGCAGAGATCTGCATCTACAGAAACCTTAACTTTCATAGGTCAAACCTCCTGTTTTGATTATAAGTTAGTAAAAATTAAGTCTAAATAGTATATGCCACAAATGAAAATATTTCAATAAAACAATGTTTGATTTTTCCTGTAAAAATGCTAAATTATTCTCATGATTAAAGGTTTATACATACATATTCCTTTTTGCAGTATAAAATGTCCATACTGTGACTTTGTATCAATCACATCTGATGATAAAGGTCTGCACAGACGTTATATTGAAGCATTAAAAAAGGAGATCTTACTTTATAAAGAGCTTGATTTTGATCTTGAGACTGTTTACTTTGGTGGTGGAACACCGTCTTTATTAGATCCAGAACTCCTTTCAGAGTTTATTTATTTTATAA is a window of Persephonella marina EX-H1 DNA encoding:
- a CDS encoding ferredoxin; this encodes MKVKVSVDADLCTACALCYDELPEVYEDAGDGIAKVKDDIGGDGAVIEGELAERAMEITEECPSGALVTEEVE